One region of Girardinichthys multiradiatus isolate DD_20200921_A chromosome 1, DD_fGirMul_XY1, whole genome shotgun sequence genomic DNA includes:
- the LOC124865429 gene encoding uncharacterized protein LOC124865429 isoform X3 — protein MIILTAVLDGNKDHHFYKEPGSSLTVICSFGSSGRTKSFCRGGCREEEVLVQTDGDRAQRGRYSIEYDAGPASGAVLLVTVTHLTQSDSGRYRCRMDKTLLANLFRDFSITVTEGVDPWTSTPTTAQRFISSSNVPLIVGLTLAITAVLFSAALLVSWRRRSLRASSLVQSTAPHGTVAVVCSTDMENRGSSSGSSIEKVTYNNPAVKDLSYQNLSSDTRDQNQIYCTLTVSQE, from the exons ATGATTATTTTAACAGCTGTGCTGGATGGAAACAAGGATCATCACTTCTATAAAGAACCTGGCAGCTCACTCACAGTCATCTGTTCCTTTGGTTCCTCTGGAAGAACAAAGTCCTTCTGCAGAGGAGGATGTAGAGAAGAAGAGGTTCTTGTTCAGACAGATGGAGACAGAGCTCAGAGAGGCAGATACAGCATTGAATATGATGCAGGACCAGCCTCAGGAGCAGTTCTGTTGGTGACCGTCACACATCTGACCCAGTCTGACTCAGGACGGTACAGATGTAGGATGGACAAAACCTTATTAGCAAATTTATTCAGAGATTTCAGCATCACTGTTACAGAAG GGGTTGACCCATGGACCTCCACACCAACAACAGCACAGAGGTTCATCTCCAGTTCAA ATGTTCCTCTGATTGTTGGTCTGACTCTGGCCATCACTGCTGTCCTGTTCTCAGCAGCTCTGCTGGTTTCCTGGAGGAGAAGATCTCTGAGAG CCTCATCTTTAGTTCAATCAACTGCTCCTCATGGCACAGTAGCTGTAGTTTGTTCTACAGACATGGAGAACAGAGGAAGTTCATCTGGATCAAGCATTGAG AAAGTCACCTATAATAACCCTGCTGTTAAGGACCTCTCCTACCAGAACCTCAGTTCTGACACCAGAGACCAGAACCAAATCTATTGCACACTTACGGTGTCTCAGGAATAA
- the LOC124865429 gene encoding uncharacterized protein LOC124865429 isoform X1, translating to MSFHFTSFCLLFLSLQIRDGCTVEAATLYGASGENISFLCLFHSFGTLKILCRETCEGENLLIRTSDDTAQSGRYTIKYIREASRTYSVLSVSISELTQSDSGLYRCGLGDSSSSSYQDFRLVVAEGVDPWTSTPTTAQRFISSSNVPLIVGLTLAITAVLFSAALLVSWRRRSLRASSLVQSTAPHGTVAVVCSTDMENRGSSSGSSIEKVTYNNPAVKDLSYQNLSSDTRDQNQIYCTLTVSQE from the exons GAGATGGCTGTACTGTCGAAGCAGCAACACTTTATGGAGCATCTGGAGAAAACATCTCATTTCTGTGCCTCTTTCACTCATTTGGAACCTTGAAGATCCTCTGCAGAGAAACCTGTGAAGGAGAAAACCTCCTCATTAGAACAAGTGATGACACAGCTCAGAGTGGACGATACACTATTAAATACATTAGAGAAGCTTCTAGAACATACTCAGTTCTGTCTGTGAGCATCTCAGAGCTGACCCAGTCCGACTCAGGACTGTACAGATGTGGTTTAGGCGactcctcatcatcttcatacCAGGACTTCAGACTCGTTGTTGCAGAAG GGGTTGACCCATGGACCTCCACACCAACAACAGCACAGAGGTTCATCTCCAGTTCAA ATGTTCCTCTGATTGTTGGTCTGACTCTGGCCATCACTGCTGTCCTGTTCTCAGCAGCTCTGCTGGTTTCCTGGAGGAGAAGATCTCTGAGAG CCTCATCTTTAGTTCAATCAACTGCTCCTCATGGCACAGTAGCTGTAGTTTGTTCTACAGACATGGAGAACAGAGGAAGTTCATCTGGATCAAGCATTGAG AAAGTCACCTATAATAACCCTGCTGTTAAGGACCTCTCCTACCAGAACCTCAGTTCTGACACCAGAGACCAGAACCAAATCTATTGCACACTTACGGTGTCTCAGGAATAA
- the LOC124865429 gene encoding uncharacterized protein LOC124865429 isoform X2, giving the protein MSFHFTSFCLLFLSLQIRDGCTVEAATLYGASGENISFLCLFHSFGTLKILCRETCEGENLLIRTSDDTAQSGRYTIKYIREASRTYSVLSVSISELTQSDSGLYRCGLGDSSSSSYQDFRLVVAEGVDPWTSTPTTAQRFISSSNVPLIVGLTLAITAVLFSAALLVSWRRRSLRVQSTAPHGTVAVVCSTDMENRGSSSGSSIEKVTYNNPAVKDLSYQNLSSDTRDQNQIYCTLTVSQE; this is encoded by the exons GAGATGGCTGTACTGTCGAAGCAGCAACACTTTATGGAGCATCTGGAGAAAACATCTCATTTCTGTGCCTCTTTCACTCATTTGGAACCTTGAAGATCCTCTGCAGAGAAACCTGTGAAGGAGAAAACCTCCTCATTAGAACAAGTGATGACACAGCTCAGAGTGGACGATACACTATTAAATACATTAGAGAAGCTTCTAGAACATACTCAGTTCTGTCTGTGAGCATCTCAGAGCTGACCCAGTCCGACTCAGGACTGTACAGATGTGGTTTAGGCGactcctcatcatcttcatacCAGGACTTCAGACTCGTTGTTGCAGAAG GGGTTGACCCATGGACCTCCACACCAACAACAGCACAGAGGTTCATCTCCAGTTCAA ATGTTCCTCTGATTGTTGGTCTGACTCTGGCCATCACTGCTGTCCTGTTCTCAGCAGCTCTGCTGGTTTCCTGGAGGAGAAGATCTCTGAGAG TTCAATCAACTGCTCCTCATGGCACAGTAGCTGTAGTTTGTTCTACAGACATGGAGAACAGAGGAAGTTCATCTGGATCAAGCATTGAG AAAGTCACCTATAATAACCCTGCTGTTAAGGACCTCTCCTACCAGAACCTCAGTTCTGACACCAGAGACCAGAACCAAATCTATTGCACACTTACGGTGTCTCAGGAATAA
- the LOC124865423 gene encoding uncharacterized protein LOC124865423 has translation MKVEGNHQRFTMTFYTWFCFFFLSLQVTNSPSVNALKQLHGAAGEDFSVTCGLSFSETLKIFCRESCEEGNILIQTREKAAQRERYSIKHVKNHLSDVYILFVNISKLSEFDSGKYRCGLGDSLSSVTYQDFKLVVVGKASGSSTSRSNPVHLTSPPAATLSLNYLTPSASSETIDQSRLTEDRTTTKCKSSHCVKQTGSPSPTSAEVWLFVAPALAIVVLFSVTLVFCRRRLKKAQTASPVELEQTPASETIRINEDVREEDKPWRSADVEIYSAYIDAMSSTVTTNIYQNKAPDDDDAEVNSNSPVRAGRDNMKDDSGPEHHCHDDWLYSNLY, from the exons ctctgcagGTCACCAACAGCCCTTCTGTCAATGCACTGAAACAGTTACATGGAGCAGCTGGAGAAGACTTCTCGGTGACATGTGGCCTCTCTTTCTCTGAAACCTTGAAGATCTTCTGCAGGGAAAGCTGTGAAGAAGGAAACATTCTGATTCAAACCAGAGAGAAAGCAGCTCAGAGAGAACGATACAGcattaaacatgttaaaaatcatttatcagacgtttacattttatttgtgaacatcTCAAAACTAAGTGAGTTCGACTCAGGAAAGTACAGATGTGGTTTGGGCGACTCTTTGTCCTCGGTGACCTACCAGGATTTCAAACTCGTTGTTGTTGGAAAAG CATCTGGCTCATCCACCTCCAGGTCAAATCCAGTTCATTTAACCTCCCCCCCAGCAGCCACACTGAGTTTAAACTACCTGACACCTTCAGCTTCCTCTGAAACCATTGACCAGTCACGTTTGACCGAGGACAGAACAACAACCAAATGTAAATCCAGCCACT GTGTCAAACAAACAGGTTCTCCTTCCCCAACCTCAGCAGAAGTTTGGCTGTTTGTGGCTCCAGCCCTGGCCATCGTTGTCCTGTTCTCAGTGACTCTGGTTTTCTGCAGGAGAAGATTGAAGAAAGCTCAAACAG cttctcctGTGGAACTGGAGCAAACTCCTGCATCTGAG ACGATCAGGATTAATGAGGAtgtcagagaggaagacaaaCCTTGGAGATCTGCTGACGTGGAAATCTATTCAGCTTACATTGACGCCATGAGCAGCACTGTGACTACAAACATTTATCAGAACAAA gctccagatgatgatgatgcagAGGTGAACTCAAACTCTCCTGTCAGAGCCGGCAGGGACAACATGAAGGATGATTCTGGGCCGGAGCATCACTGCCACGATGATTGGCTGTATTCTAACCTTTATTAG